One Bacillus sp. 2205SS5-2 genomic window carries:
- a CDS encoding vitamin B12-dependent ribonucleotide reductase: MSVVSSGKMSINVERLNKDIGLFSQVHPVTSDMNMSHKGVSRLVMIDRYSFKDTEKMTLTEGDFVVLTIKDDPKFPARGLGFIKKINWEDKTADVWIEEEFRSGIDHPLEAKAGIVTRNIDVIEKPLEVYYEQIAKRNATGLASVETTEEKRQEWFQNFYQELSQLNFVPAGRVLYGAGAETDVTYFNCYVMPFVQDSREGISEHRKQVMEIMSRGGGVGTNGSTLRPRNALAKGVNGKSSGSVSWLDDIAKLTHLVEQGGSRRGAQMIMLSDWHPDIIEFIISKMQNPAILRFLLENTEDEQIKKAAIAKLKFTPLTAQERSMYQGIVNYQHIPGYGGFDAEIIADAKDKLATGGSYSVHNSEFLTGANISVCLTSDFMNAVERDEEYDLRFPDVEKYNEAEMKAYNDHWHEIGDVREWENSGYAVRTYRRIQAKELWNLINICATYSAEPGIFFIDNANDKTNAKAYGQKVVATNPCGEQPLAPYSVCNLAAVNLAQFANKETKTVNFEKLKETVKVGVRLQDNVIDATPYFLADNKKQALGERRVGLGVMGLADLLIYCEKEYGSPEGNKLVDQVFETIAVAAYKESVELAKEKGSFPFLKGETEEETLSLRQKFIDTGFMVNMPEEIRLSILQHGIRNSHLLTVAPTGSTGTMVGVSTGLEPYFSFTYYRSGRLGKFIEVKADIVQEYLQRTPSADEAHLPHWFVTAMELKPEAHADVQCVIQRWIDSSISKTVNAPQGFAVEQVEKVYEQLYKGGAKGGTVYVDGSRDSQVLTLKAEENSQDKHEKKVNQNKVVLVDTIQEIRSTNVTIGSEVGNTCPVCRKGTVKEIGGCNTCTNCGAQLKCGL; this comes from the coding sequence ATGTCCGTAGTTTCAAGCGGAAAAATGTCGATTAACGTCGAAAGATTAAACAAAGACATTGGGTTATTTTCTCAGGTGCATCCGGTGACAAGTGATATGAATATGTCTCATAAGGGCGTTTCTCGCTTAGTGATGATTGATCGTTATTCATTTAAGGACACGGAGAAAATGACATTGACAGAAGGGGACTTTGTCGTTTTAACGATTAAGGATGACCCGAAATTCCCAGCAAGAGGATTAGGGTTTATTAAAAAAATTAATTGGGAAGACAAAACGGCAGATGTATGGATCGAAGAAGAATTTCGTAGTGGCATTGACCATCCATTAGAAGCTAAAGCGGGCATTGTTACGCGTAATATTGATGTGATAGAAAAACCTCTAGAAGTGTACTATGAGCAAATTGCTAAAAGAAATGCGACAGGATTAGCTTCAGTTGAAACGACTGAGGAAAAGCGGCAAGAATGGTTCCAAAATTTTTATCAAGAGCTTTCTCAGTTAAACTTTGTTCCAGCTGGACGGGTTTTATATGGAGCGGGAGCTGAAACGGACGTTACCTATTTTAATTGTTACGTTATGCCATTTGTTCAAGATTCAAGAGAAGGCATTTCCGAGCATCGAAAACAGGTCATGGAAATTATGAGTCGCGGGGGAGGAGTTGGAACAAATGGGTCAACGCTCCGTCCTCGTAATGCATTAGCAAAAGGAGTTAATGGAAAGTCCTCAGGATCTGTTTCCTGGCTGGATGATATTGCGAAGCTTACTCATCTTGTTGAGCAAGGTGGATCAAGACGCGGTGCTCAGATGATTATGTTATCAGATTGGCATCCTGATATTATTGAATTTATTATCTCAAAGATGCAAAACCCTGCAATTCTTCGCTTTCTGCTTGAAAACACAGAAGATGAGCAGATTAAAAAAGCAGCTATTGCGAAGCTGAAATTCACACCTTTAACAGCCCAAGAGCGGTCAATGTACCAAGGAATCGTCAATTATCAGCATATTCCCGGCTATGGGGGGTTTGATGCAGAAATTATTGCAGATGCCAAAGATAAATTAGCTACAGGCGGGTCGTATTCGGTTCATAATTCAGAGTTTTTAACGGGAGCTAATATTTCTGTTTGTTTAACAAGTGATTTTATGAATGCAGTTGAGCGTGATGAGGAGTATGATCTTCGTTTTCCAGACGTTGAAAAATATAATGAAGCTGAGATGAAAGCTTATAATGATCACTGGCATGAAATAGGAGACGTACGCGAGTGGGAGAATTCTGGATATGCAGTAAGAACATATCGCAGAATTCAAGCAAAAGAGTTATGGAATTTGATTAATATTTGTGCAACCTACTCCGCAGAACCAGGGATTTTCTTTATTGATAATGCCAACGATAAAACGAATGCGAAGGCGTATGGGCAGAAGGTAGTCGCCACAAATCCGTGTGGGGAGCAACCACTTGCTCCGTATAGTGTATGTAATCTTGCTGCAGTGAATTTAGCTCAGTTTGCAAATAAAGAAACGAAAACTGTTAATTTTGAAAAATTGAAAGAAACGGTTAAGGTTGGTGTGCGTCTACAAGATAACGTAATTGATGCGACCCCATACTTTCTTGCAGACAACAAGAAGCAAGCTCTTGGTGAACGTCGTGTAGGCCTTGGAGTCATGGGCTTAGCAGATTTACTGATTTATTGTGAAAAAGAATACGGATCACCTGAGGGGAATAAGCTCGTCGATCAAGTTTTTGAAACGATTGCTGTAGCCGCGTATAAGGAATCTGTTGAGTTAGCAAAAGAAAAAGGCAGTTTTCCATTTCTTAAGGGAGAAACAGAGGAAGAAACCCTATCTTTACGACAAAAATTTATTGATACAGGCTTTATGGTTAATATGCCTGAGGAGATTCGCTTGTCTATTTTACAACATGGTATCCGTAATTCTCATCTACTCACAGTAGCTCCTACGGGTAGCACAGGTACGATGGTAGGTGTATCTACAGGATTAGAACCATACTTCTCGTTCACGTATTATCGAAGCGGAAGGTTGGGGAAATTCATTGAAGTGAAAGCGGATATCGTCCAAGAGTATTTACAAAGGACTCCTTCTGCTGATGAAGCACATTTACCTCACTGGTTCGTCACTGCAATGGAATTAAAACCAGAAGCTCATGCTGATGTGCAGTGCGTGATTCAACGCTGGATTGATAGCTCGATTTCCAAAACGGTTAATGCGCCGCAAGGATTCGCTGTCGAGCAAGTAGAAAAGGTTTATGAGCAACTATATAAAGGCGGTGCGAAGGGTGGCACGGTATACGTGGACGGAAGCCGTGATTCCCAAGTCTTAACATTAAAAGCTGAAGAAAACAGTCAAGACAAACATGAAAAGAAAGTAAATCAAAATAAAGTCGTTTTGGTGGACACTATCCAAGAAATCCGTTCAACAAATGTAACGATTGGATCTGAAGTAGGCAATACTTGTCCAGTTTGTCGAAAAGGAACAGTCAAAGAAATTGGTGGCTGTAATACGTGCACGAATTGTGGCGCACAGCTGAAGTGTGGATTGTGA
- a CDS encoding lipoate--protein ligase family protein: MKKEIWRFIDSGNCSPYFNMALDEALLDWHSEGMIPPTIRFYGWNPATLSIGYFQKIEREINLEMVKKHNLGFVRRPTGGRGVLHEHELTYSVIVSEEHPDMPKTVTEAYRVISEGILKGFQLLGFDAYFAVPRTEEERSSLKNPRSSVCFDAPSWYELVVEGRKVAGSAQTRQKGVILQHGSILLDLDEDKLFSLFNYPNDRVKDRMQRAFKNKAVAINDISDHVIRIEEAKIAFKKGFEEGLSIQLEPYELTKEERVYVEELAFSKYESRGWNFKR, from the coding sequence ATGAAAAAAGAAATTTGGCGATTTATTGATAGTGGTAATTGCTCCCCATACTTTAATATGGCATTAGATGAAGCGTTACTTGATTGGCATAGTGAAGGGATGATCCCACCTACGATTCGTTTTTATGGTTGGAATCCAGCAACCCTTTCTATTGGCTATTTTCAGAAGATAGAACGTGAAATCAACCTAGAAATGGTCAAAAAACATAATCTAGGGTTTGTTCGCCGTCCAACGGGTGGTCGTGGGGTTCTGCATGAACATGAGTTAACCTACAGCGTAATTGTAAGTGAAGAGCATCCTGATATGCCAAAAACTGTTACTGAAGCATATCGTGTGATTTCTGAAGGTATCCTTAAAGGCTTTCAACTTCTAGGATTTGACGCCTATTTCGCGGTACCTAGAACGGAGGAAGAACGAAGTAGTTTGAAAAACCCCCGTTCTTCTGTATGCTTCGATGCACCCAGCTGGTATGAGCTCGTTGTTGAAGGCAGAAAAGTGGCAGGTAGTGCGCAAACTAGGCAAAAAGGAGTCATCTTACAACACGGATCAATCCTGCTTGACCTAGACGAAGATAAGCTTTTTAGTTTATTTAATTATCCAAATGACCGAGTAAAAGACAGGATGCAACGAGCATTTAAAAACAAGGCAGTCGCCATCAATGATATTTCTGATCATGTAATTAGGATAGAAGAAGCGAAAATAGCTTTTAAAAAAGGGTTTGAAGAGGGATTATCTATACAACTAGAACCCTATGAGCTTACAAAAGAAGAACGGGTCTATGTAGAAGAACTTGCTTTCAGTAAATATGAAAGTCGAGGCTGGAATTTTAAAAGATAA
- a CDS encoding rhodanese-like domain-containing protein, with translation MYRISLKGERKLATWQIILIILVGLTVYAAIMFFRQKRVLKKLNEEEFRAGYRKAQLIDVREANEFDAGHILGARNIPLSQMKTRLKEIRPDQPVYFYCQSGMRSGRAAQMLSSKGYQELYHLEGGFKKWTGKVKKKN, from the coding sequence ATGTATCGTATAAGTTTGAAAGGGGAAAGAAAGTTGGCAACTTGGCAAATCATCTTAATTATTCTAGTTGGACTTACTGTTTATGCTGCTATAATGTTCTTTAGGCAAAAGCGAGTACTAAAAAAATTGAACGAGGAAGAGTTCCGTGCAGGCTATCGTAAAGCGCAGTTGATCGATGTACGTGAAGCGAATGAGTTTGATGCTGGCCATATCCTTGGCGCACGAAACATTCCACTTTCGCAAATGAAAACGCGTTTAAAAGAAATTCGTCCAGACCAGCCTGTCTATTTTTACTGTCAAAGCGGTATGAGAAGTGGTCGGGCAGCTCAAATGCTATCAAGTAAAGGCTACCAAGAATTGTATCATCTTGAAGGTGGATTTAAAAAATGGACAGGGAAAGTGAAAAAGAAAAACTAA
- a CDS encoding SET domain-containing protein, protein MIEIKTSTLSNGEYNRGVFAKEDIAKGTLLHEAPVIPYPNEQHIFIEQTLIADYAFEYGINHSALLLGYGMMFNHSYTPNAVYDINFDNDTFDFFAYKDIKAGEEILINYNGEVDNNDPLWFNEDKQDEQ, encoded by the coding sequence ATGATTGAAATTAAAACTTCTACACTCAGCAACGGGGAATATAATCGAGGCGTTTTTGCAAAGGAAGACATTGCCAAAGGCACACTACTTCATGAGGCACCTGTAATTCCTTACCCAAACGAACAACATATATTCATTGAACAAACGCTTATTGCCGATTATGCCTTTGAATATGGTATTAACCACTCAGCCTTGCTACTCGGTTACGGTATGATGTTTAATCATTCCTACACTCCTAATGCGGTATATGATATTAACTTCGACAACGATACTTTCGATTTCTTCGCCTATAAGGATATAAAGGCAGGAGAAGAAATTTTAATAAATTACAACGGTGAAGTCGACAATAATGATCCTCTGTGGTTCAATGAAGATAAGCAGGATGAACAATAG
- the gcvPB gene encoding aminomethyl-transferring glycine dehydrogenase subunit GcvPB: MHKENQPLIFELSKEGRVGYSLPKLDVEEMSLSELLPQGYIRQEEPELPEASELDIMRHYTALSNRNHGVDSGFYPLGSCTMKYNPKINETVARYPGFAHVHPLQPESSTQGAMELMYDLQVHLKEITGMDEVTLQPAAGAHGEWTGLMMIRAYHESKGDHHRTKVIVPDSAHGTNPASATVAGFQTVTVKSDENGLVDLADLKRVVGEDTAALMLTNPNTLGLFEENILEMATIVHDAGGKLYYDGANLNAVMSKARPGDMGFDVVHLNLHKTFTGPHGGGGPGSGPVGVKADLLSYLPKPTLEKDGERYFFNYDRPDSIGRVKPYYGNFGINVRAYTYIRSMGPDGLKAVTEHAVLNANYMMRRLEAYYDLPYNRHCKHEFVLSGRRQKKLGVRTLDIAKRLLDFGYHPPTIYFPLNVEEGMMIEPTETESKETLDAFIEAMIQIAKETEENPEVVQEAPHTTVISRLDEATAARKPILRYTK, encoded by the coding sequence ATGCATAAAGAAAATCAGCCACTTATTTTTGAATTGTCTAAAGAAGGGCGTGTAGGGTATAGTCTCCCTAAATTAGATGTGGAAGAAATGTCCCTTTCTGAGCTGCTTCCTCAAGGATACATAAGGCAGGAAGAGCCTGAGCTTCCTGAAGCATCCGAGCTAGATATTATGAGACATTATACAGCATTATCCAACCGTAATCATGGGGTTGATTCAGGGTTTTATCCACTAGGTTCATGCACGATGAAATACAATCCAAAAATCAATGAAACCGTTGCTAGGTACCCAGGATTTGCGCATGTTCACCCACTTCAACCCGAGTCTTCCACACAAGGTGCTATGGAGCTTATGTACGATCTTCAAGTCCATTTGAAAGAAATTACGGGGATGGATGAGGTGACGCTTCAACCTGCAGCAGGAGCTCATGGAGAGTGGACGGGACTCATGATGATTCGTGCGTATCATGAGTCCAAAGGAGATCATCATCGTACAAAGGTGATTGTGCCTGATTCTGCTCACGGAACAAACCCAGCTTCAGCAACGGTGGCGGGTTTTCAAACTGTGACCGTTAAATCAGATGAAAATGGTCTCGTTGACCTAGCGGATTTAAAACGTGTGGTAGGGGAAGATACCGCCGCTTTGATGCTAACAAACCCGAACACATTAGGACTATTTGAAGAAAATATTTTGGAAATGGCTACTATCGTTCATGATGCAGGAGGGAAACTTTATTATGACGGTGCGAATTTAAATGCTGTTATGTCAAAGGCAAGACCTGGCGATATGGGATTTGACGTCGTGCATTTAAATCTTCACAAAACATTTACCGGTCCTCATGGTGGCGGTGGACCTGGATCAGGTCCTGTCGGAGTGAAAGCAGATCTCCTATCCTATTTACCGAAACCAACTCTAGAAAAAGATGGAGAGCGTTATTTCTTCAACTATGATCGTCCGGATTCAATCGGACGTGTCAAACCGTATTACGGGAACTTTGGCATCAATGTACGCGCCTATACGTACATTCGTTCAATGGGACCTGATGGTTTAAAAGCGGTGACGGAACATGCGGTATTAAATGCGAATTATATGATGAGAAGATTAGAAGCGTACTATGATTTACCGTATAATCGTCATTGTAAGCATGAATTTGTCTTAAGTGGTCGTCGTCAGAAGAAATTAGGCGTCCGGACCTTAGATATTGCTAAAAGGCTGTTAGACTTCGGGTATCATCCACCGACAATTTACTTCCCATTAAATGTGGAAGAGGGCATGATGATTGAACCGACTGAAACCGAATCAAAAGAAACGCTTGATGCCTTTATTGAGGCAATGATTCAGATTGCCAAGGAAACAGAGGAGAATCCAGAGGTTGTTCAAGAAGCTCCCCATACGACAGTGATTAGTCGTTTGGATGAAGCAACAGCGGCAAGGAAGCCTATTCTACGGTATACAAAATAA
- the gcvPA gene encoding aminomethyl-transferring glycine dehydrogenase subunit GcvPA: MKHRYLPMTEQDQKEMLATVGVKSVDELFSDIPENVRFQGDYKIKEAKSETSLMKELSALANKNADLKQYTSFLGAGVYDHYMPTIVDHVLSRSEFYTAYTPYQPEISQGELQAIFEFQTMICELTGMDVANSSMYDGGTALAEAAMLSCGQTKKKKVLVSECVHPESLAVLQSYAKGQYIEVITIPQKDGVTDLDELQRLMNEEIAAAVIQYPNFFGRVEPLQEIEEIIHQNKGLFVVSSNPLSLGVLTPPGKFGADVVVGDAQPFGIPTAFGGPHCGYFAVTKKLMRKVPGRLVGETKDEEGRRGFVLTLQAREQHIRRDKATSNICSNQALNALAASVAMTALGKKGVHEMATQNIQKAHYAKKAFQSAGFTIAFEGPTFNEFVVKLKGSVKELNQKLLAKEIISGYDLGRDFPELENHMLVAVTELRTKEEIDLFVKEVGESYA; this comes from the coding sequence ATGAAACATCGCTATTTACCGATGACAGAGCAAGATCAAAAAGAAATGCTTGCAACAGTGGGTGTTAAGAGTGTGGATGAATTATTCTCAGATATTCCAGAAAACGTTCGCTTTCAAGGAGATTACAAGATTAAAGAGGCAAAATCTGAAACTTCTTTGATGAAGGAACTATCAGCGCTTGCCAATAAAAATGCAGACTTAAAACAATACACTTCTTTCTTGGGAGCAGGTGTTTATGATCATTACATGCCTACCATTGTTGATCATGTTTTGTCCAGGTCAGAGTTTTATACAGCTTATACACCATACCAACCTGAAATTTCCCAAGGCGAGCTTCAAGCGATCTTTGAGTTTCAAACGATGATTTGTGAACTAACGGGGATGGACGTTGCGAACTCTTCCATGTATGACGGTGGTACCGCTCTAGCAGAAGCGGCGATGTTAAGTTGCGGCCAAACGAAAAAAAAGAAAGTGCTAGTCTCTGAATGTGTTCATCCTGAATCACTCGCAGTTTTACAATCATATGCTAAAGGTCAGTACATTGAAGTGATTACAATTCCACAAAAAGATGGTGTGACGGATTTAGACGAATTACAGCGATTAATGAATGAAGAAATTGCGGCAGCAGTTATTCAATACCCAAATTTCTTCGGTCGCGTCGAGCCGTTACAAGAAATAGAGGAAATCATTCATCAGAATAAGGGACTCTTTGTAGTCTCATCCAATCCATTATCTTTAGGGGTATTAACACCCCCAGGGAAATTTGGGGCAGATGTGGTGGTCGGTGATGCCCAACCTTTTGGCATTCCAACTGCTTTTGGCGGTCCTCATTGTGGTTATTTTGCTGTGACAAAGAAATTAATGCGTAAAGTACCTGGTCGCTTAGTAGGGGAAACAAAAGATGAAGAAGGTCGTCGGGGATTTGTGTTAACTCTACAAGCACGTGAGCAGCATATTCGTCGAGATAAGGCGACATCAAATATTTGTTCAAACCAAGCCTTAAATGCTCTAGCTGCATCGGTTGCTATGACAGCTCTAGGAAAAAAAGGTGTTCATGAGATGGCAACTCAAAATATTCAAAAAGCACATTATGCCAAAAAAGCGTTTCAATCGGCAGGCTTTACAATTGCTTTTGAAGGGCCGACATTTAATGAGTTTGTCGTAAAACTGAAGGGGTCCGTGAAAGAATTGAATCAAAAGTTGTTAGCGAAAGAAATCATATCTGGCTATGATTTAGGCCGTGATTTTCCGGAACTTGAAAATCATATGCTTGTCGCAGTGACTGAATTACGGACAAAAGAGGAAATCGACTTATTTGTGAAGGAAGTGGGAGAAAGTTATGCATAA